The Rhodococcus opacus B4 genome includes the window GGGTCTCCGCGGAGGAGTCCGCGAACGACCTGTCAGGAAAATAGGAGAAGTTCTGTGATTTTCTTCGGACGCCGCGGCGGTCCCGCCCGGATGGTTCTGGCGATCGTGGCGGTCGGTGTACTCGGTCTGCTCACGTTCGTGGTGTTCAACCTCAACACCCGCCTCGACAATCAGCAGCGCGCCAACGTGACGAGCATCGCCGCTTCTCAGGACATCGTCGACGTCAACGACAAAGTGACCGGCCAACTCCGGCAACTGACCGAGCTCACCCACACGGCACAGACCGCGCTCGATGCCACCTCCGCGCTCGGTCCACTGCTGACGAAGTTGGATGAGGCGATCGCCCCGGCGGCGGCGATGCTGGCCAGCAGCACCGCGGGCGCACAGATGACCAACGACCAGCTCACCAACATCCAGTCCATCCTCGGCGAGGTCCAGAACACCGTGCTCCCGTTGGTGTCCTCCGCGGAAGCGTTCGGGGAGCAAGGCAACCAGCTGCTGGTGATCGTGCAGGGGCTGGTGAGCGACCTGAGGGTCTCGGTCGAGGCGGCGAAAACGATCAACCAGATGCTTCCACTTCCCGGCTGAGCACCCTTTCACCGTCGACGATCCGACACTACTTCCACTGGACGTGATATGCAGCAGCGCAACGATCTACCTCCCGACGTTCTCCCACCCCGAGGTGTGACCAAATATCAGCGATTCGATGTGCCCGCGGCGGCGCTGCCCTACCGGAAAGGCACCAAGCCGCATCGGCCGGATGTGCTGGTGCCCGCGATCCCCGACGCGACCGGGTTCTCGGTGGCAATCGAGTGGCTGGGCCGCCTCGCCGCGGTCATCGCCGTCGTCCTGTTCGCACTGGTGGTGGCCTCCATCCACAAGGGGCTGCAGGTGCAACACAGCGCGCGCACCGTCGTGGACAACTTCCGCCTCACCAACGACTTCTTCGCCCAACGCGCGGACCTGACCGCGCCCGCCACCGCCCGCAAACAACTCGACGAACTGACAGGAGTCTTGACCCAGCTCAACACCGCGACCGCGACCGACGTCGACCACCTCGACGCCCTCCTGCCGAACGCGCGCACGTTGCTCGCCGCCGGCCAAGGTGACACACAGATCGCCGGCCAACTCGAGGGGGTCGCCACCACATTGCAGGGCTCGGCGGCATCCCTGCATCAGATATCGGCAGGCGCGAACACGACCGTGACCGGCGTCGACAACGAACTCACCCAGGCACTCGACCTGGTGAACCAGCTCAACGCGGAACTCACCCGCACGACGAACAAGCTCGCGCTCGTTCCCGCCACCGACGCCTTCATTCCTGCCCCCGGAGGGAACTGATGATCACCAGAAAGTTGTGGACCGCGATCGTACTCGTGCTGGGTGCGGGGTCGGCGGTGGTTCTGTGCGCCCTCAACGGGTTCTTTCCCGCGCTGCGTGATGTGAGCGATCCGCTGGGGCGGCCGTCGAAACTCAGTCTCGAGCTGATCGATTCCGCAGGCCAATTCGACACCCTGACCGCGATTCTCGTCCCCAAGCACGCGCGTCTGGCCTCCGACATCCAGACCTTGACGCCGCTCGCGAACGATCTCGAAGGACTCACCGACAAGGCCAGCGAACTCTCCGGTCAAGCCAAGACACTGAACGCCTCCACCAGTACCGTCAGCGAGATCGCGGCGCCGCTGCCCGACCTCATCGTGAAGGTGACCGGTCGTGCCGACACCGCGAGCCCGACGGTGGCCGGATTGTCCACTGCGGTGGGATCGGTTACCACCCAGCTGGAGGCGATCAACCACGGATTGACCACCGTCCAGGGATCCCTCGGTGCGCTCGGCCCGAAAGCCTCCGCCATCTCTGCGACCCTCGCAATCGTTCGGGAAGAGGCCGCACACGTGCAGGAGTTCGGCCCCCTCCTCGCGGTAATCGGCCCCCCGGTCAATGACCTGAACCTCCCCGCCCTCGGTGTCGCACCCGCACCGCCCTCATGACCGCCCGCACCGGCTTGTGGCCGACCACTGAGCGAGTGAAAGGCAGAACTTGATGTTTCGGCTCTCCTGGGCGATCGCCCTGTCCTTTACCATTGCGGTTCTCGCTGGCATCCTGATCGTGACGCGCGATCTGAGTATCTCGAACGACATCTTCAAAGAGGGAGTGGCACAAGCGAAGATCGTCGACAGTACAACCGACCAGGCACTGGACGGTGCGCAGCAGTTGCCCCCCGCTGATCAGGCCCTCCACGAGGGTCTACCCCAGGTGGTGGGGGTACTCGACTCCCTCGCCAGAGCCGACCGGACTCTGGGTTCGCTCGGTGATCACTTGCAGTCTCTGGGGGACGCCTTGAAGTCCGCGGACGCCCCGCTCGGCGGGATCATCGATGCCGGCCAGTCCGCAACCGATCAGGCGAACGCGGCGGCCGCCCCGGCCGCGGACATCGTGAACACCCTGTCCGCGGCCGATACGAAGGTTCAAGCCTTGGGCCCGTTGCTCGACCGATCACTCGCCCTCAGCCAGACGATCGACTCGAAACTGCGCATCGCGCTCACCCTGCCGAAAGTAGGAAACTGAGGTCCGACGATCCGATACGCAGTCCGAGCGGTCGCGCTCCCCGGCTTCTACGGTAGGCATCCACGGTGAAGCGAATGTGCGCCCCTCTCCCGTGCTCGTCGCGCAGGAGCGCATCCTCGAATCAATACGCTCACAACCTATGTCTGCCTGGGCCGAACAAGAACTCTCAGCGTCGACCTTCTACGACTTCACAGAACTCGATCGTGCTCGCGACTGTGTGCCGGGAGTGTCGGCGAGATGAGCAACCTGCGATTCCATTCGCGTAGTTGGTCGATTGTGTCTTTGCCTTGCTAAAGCTAAAGAGTCGGCCGCACTCAATTGGACATAGCGGTTTCCCGCCGGACCGCCTGGGGAGCTGAAGGACTGGGCGGAAGACACTGGCTGGGCGGCCGAGGTGTACGAGCGGCGTGAGAGTGCCCTGATTTTGATGGGGTTCACCGGCGCCTTCTGGCGCAGCGAACTCGTCGCCCTGAACTGCGGCGACGTCAGCGTGCACCGGCTAGACGGTATCCACATCCGCCTGCGCCAATCGAAGACCGACCAGGAGGGCGCCGGATCGGTCAAGGCGCTGCCGTTCACCACCTCGCCCCAGTGGCACACCGTGCCCACACTTCCGGTGGGCGCAGGTCGTGGCCGCCTTCGACACCGCCAACCGTCCCGGGGTGATCCGGATGCTGCGCCGCACCGCCGTTCGACAACCAAGTCTGCCGCGGCGCGCTGCCGCGGATGAGGGCCCGGTCGCCGTTGTTCCGGTCGATCCGCAAGAACGGCAACCTCGGGGGCACCGCCCTGTCCGGGCGTCGGTGCATGCGGCAATCCGCCGCCGCGCCGCCCTGGCCGGGTACGACGAGAACATCGTCGCCCAACTCGGTGGGCACTCGCTGCGGGCCGGGTTCGTCACCCAGGCCTTCCGCAACGGCGCCGACGCGCACGCGATCATGCGCCAGACCGGGCACATCCGGCGACCGTGGAGATCTACGCGCGGGAGAACGCCCCGCTGATCGGCAACGCCGTCACTGAGATCGGACTCTGACGCCGATGAGCACGGACTGTTACCCGCAAGCACCGGCGGGTAACAGTCTGGTGGTCGCGGGACGGTACGCCCCGTCTGGGGACGGCTACCGTCAGGAATTGACGGTAGCCCAGATCTCCTCCGTGGACAGGCTCGGGTCGTCAACGCTGCGGATAGATTGTGTCACCAGCAGTCTTCCTGTGTTCTCCAGATGTGCCCGCATGGCCGCCTCTGCCTCGACTGGATTGCCGGCGATGATCGCGTCGATGATGGGCGCGTGCTCGTTGTCGATGTCGGTGAGTGTTCTGGTCTTGTCGGCGGTGTTGGCCCCGAGTAGCCGGGTGGTCTCGCGAAGGGTCTTGACGATCGCGCGGGCTCGGGCGTTGTCGGCGGCGTCGAGAATCAGGTCGTGAAGCCCGAGATCATGATGGGCGAACTCGTGTTCGTCGCCGCCGGCGGCGGCGTCCTGCATCAGGCGTCGTTGCCGCTGCAGTGCGTCCGAGAGCGTGGGGTCGGCCACGGCTGCGGCCTTGCGGACCGCGGGTAGTTCCAGGGCCAACCGGACTGCGAAGATCTCCGCGATCTCCTTCGGCTGGGGGAGAAGAATGCGGAAGCCCTGGCGTGCTTCGAACTTGATGACTCCCACTTCTTCCAGGCGCAGCAAAGCGTCCCGCACCGGGGTTCGGGAGATCCCCAGACCCTCGGCGAGTTGGTAGACCGAGTACTTCACTCCCGGTTTCATGCGGCCGTCGTCGATGGCCGCCCGCACCGCCGCGATCGCCTGCTCCATCCGTCGTCCCGCGAACGGGGTGAGCGGTTCGAGTTCGAGCGCTTCGTCTGCCACCCGATCACTGTAACAACACGGGGCTGTTCGTAGCATGCTAGGTGCATGTAGCATGCTACGAATGATCTCCGCTGAATCACTGGCCGCTGAGCTGCGCAGTTCGGGAGTGAGCGACGTTCTCTCCGACGGCACCACCCGCGCTGCCTATTCGTCCGATGCGTCCCTGTACCGGGTGCGACCGCTGGTCGTCGCGCGGCCGCGCCATGCCGACGAGGTGGCGGCCGCCCTCGCGGTGTGCCGCCGAGAGGGCGTGCCGCTGACCTCTCGCGGTGGCGGCACCTCCGTTGCAGGTAACGCTGTCGGGACCGGACTGATTCTCGACTTCAGCCGGCACATGAACCGGGTGCTGTCGATCGACAGGGACGCACAGACCGCCACCGTCGAGCCGGGCACGATTCAGACGGTGCTGCAGCAGGCCGTCGCACCGCAGGGCCTACGATTCGGGCCCGACCCATCGACGTTCACTCGATGCACCATCGGCGGCATGATCGGAAACAATGCCTGCGGTTCGCGCACGCTCGGATACGGCCGGACCTCGGACAACGTGAAGGGCTTGCACGTTCTGACCGGGACCGGGGAGTCGTTGCAACTGGGTTCGGCCGGTGAGGTGACGGCCTCCCCGGCGCTGAGTGCACTACAGCAGGTCACCCGCGCCGGTTTGGCGACCATCCGCACCGAGCTCGGGCAATTCGGCCGTCAGGTGTCCGGATACGCCCTGGAACACCTGTTGCCGGAAAATCGGTTCGACGTGACCCGCATGCTGGTCGGCACGGAGGGCACCCTCGCGGTGGCAACCCGCGCGACGGTCCGCTTGGTGTCCGAGCCCGCCCACCGCGTCCTGGTCGTGCTGGGGTACGCCGACATCGCGTCGGCGGGTGACGCGACCCCGCTGGTGCTGAAGTTCGATCCGACCGCCTGCGAGGGTATCGATTCCCGGATCGTCGACGTGGTGCGCGAGCGCCGCGGTCCGGATGCGGTTCCGCCGTTGCCTGCGGGGGCGGCCTGGTTGTTCGTCGAGGTCGTCGGCGACGACCTCGACGAGACGATCGCCAGGGCCCAGCAGGTCGGACGGGACTGCGGAGCCGTGGACAGCCTCGTCGTCACCGACGAGGGCCGCACGGCCCAGCTGTGGCGGATTCGCGCCGATGGCGCCGGACTCGCCGGCCGCAGTCCTGCCGGCCTTCCCGCACACGCAGGATGGGAGGACGCGGCCGTGCCACCGGCCATGCTGGGCGACTATCTACGCGACTTCGACGCCCTGATGGACGAGTACGGCGTTACCGGCCTGCCGTACGGGCACTTCGGTGACGGATGCATGCACGTGCGCATCGATTGGCCGCTCGACAAGCCCGGCGGGGACCGCATCTTCCGGGACTTCCTGGTCGCGGCGAGCACACTCGTCGCCGGCTACGGCGGATCCCTGTCCGGTGAGCACGGGGACGGCCGCGCCCGCAGCGAACTATTGCCGCTGATGTACTCACCCGACGCGATGAAACTCTTTGCTGCCGTCAAGCACGTCTTCGACCCGGACAACATCCTCAATCCCGGAGTCGTGGTCGACCCCCGCCCGGTCGACGCGGACCTGCGCATTCCCGCAGCCCCACTCCTGCGCCGCAACCTGGCCCTGGCCTATCACCACGACGACGGAGATTTCACCCAGGCGGTGCACCGCTGCACCGGCGTCGGAAAATGCCGGGCCGACAACACCGCCACCGGGGGAGTGATGTGCCCGTCGTATCAGGCGACCCGGGAGGAGAAGGACTCCACCCGCGGCCGCGCGCGCGTGTTGCAGGAGATGATCAACGGCACCGACATCGACGGTGGCTGGCGATCGCCCGAGGTTCACGACGCCCTCGACCTGTGTCTGTCCTGTAAGGGGTGCTCCTCGGACTGCCCGACCGGTGTCGACATGGCCGCGTTCAAATCCGAAGTGCTGCACCAGAGCTACAAGGGCCGCATCCGCCCCGCCTCGCACTACTCGCTGGGATGGCTTCCGCGTTGGGCGAAGATCGCCAGCCACGCGCCCGGTCTGGTCAACGCCACGATGCGCGTTCCCGGCATCGGACCGCTGGCGTTGTCGTCGGCCGGAGTGGACAAGCGCCGCACCATTCCACCGTTCGCGAAGCAGACGTTCCGGTCCTGGTTCAAGGCCACCGAAAACGACCGTGCCACGACCGGTGACCCGGTGCTGCTGTTCGTGGACTCGTTCACCAACTACTTCACCCCCGAGGTCGGGCACGCCACGGTGCAGGTGCTCGAAGCCGCCGGCTACCGGCCGCAATTGACCGACAAGCAGCAGTGCTGCGGACTCACCTGGATCTCCACCGGGCAACTCACCGCGGCGAAGAAGATCCTCGGCCGCACCGTGGACGCACTGTCCGGTAGCGCCGCGGCCGGAATTCCGATCGTCGGAATGGAGCCGTCCTGCACGGGTGTGCTGCGCTCGGACGCCGCGGAACTGCTCGGTAGGTCGGCGGCCGAACCGGTCGCCGACGCAACCCGTAC containing:
- a CDS encoding GntR family transcriptional regulator, with the protein product MADEALELEPLTPFAGRRMEQAIAAVRAAIDDGRMKPGVKYSVYQLAEGLGISRTPVRDALLRLEEVGVIKFEARQGFRILLPQPKEIAEIFAVRLALELPAVRKAAAVADPTLSDALQRQRRLMQDAAAGGDEHEFAHHDLGLHDLILDAADNARARAIVKTLRETTRLLGANTADKTRTLTDIDNEHAPIIDAIIAGNPVEAEAAMRAHLENTGRLLVTQSIRSVDDPSLSTEEIWATVNS
- a CDS encoding FAD-binding and (Fe-S)-binding domain-containing protein, coding for MLRMISAESLAAELRSSGVSDVLSDGTTRAAYSSDASLYRVRPLVVARPRHADEVAAALAVCRREGVPLTSRGGGTSVAGNAVGTGLILDFSRHMNRVLSIDRDAQTATVEPGTIQTVLQQAVAPQGLRFGPDPSTFTRCTIGGMIGNNACGSRTLGYGRTSDNVKGLHVLTGTGESLQLGSAGEVTASPALSALQQVTRAGLATIRTELGQFGRQVSGYALEHLLPENRFDVTRMLVGTEGTLAVATRATVRLVSEPAHRVLVVLGYADIASAGDATPLVLKFDPTACEGIDSRIVDVVRERRGPDAVPPLPAGAAWLFVEVVGDDLDETIARAQQVGRDCGAVDSLVVTDEGRTAQLWRIRADGAGLAGRSPAGLPAHAGWEDAAVPPAMLGDYLRDFDALMDEYGVTGLPYGHFGDGCMHVRIDWPLDKPGGDRIFRDFLVAASTLVAGYGGSLSGEHGDGRARSELLPLMYSPDAMKLFAAVKHVFDPDNILNPGVVVDPRPVDADLRIPAAPLLRRNLALAYHHDDGDFTQAVHRCTGVGKCRADNTATGGVMCPSYQATREEKDSTRGRARVLQEMINGTDIDGGWRSPEVHDALDLCLSCKGCSSDCPTGVDMAAFKSEVLHQSYKGRIRPASHYSLGWLPRWAKIASHAPGLVNATMRVPGIGPLALSSAGVDKRRTIPPFAKQTFRSWFKATENDRATTGDPVLLFVDSFTNYFTPEVGHATVQVLEAAGYRPQLTDKQQCCGLTWISTGQLTAAKKILGRTVDALSGSAAAGIPIVGMEPSCTGVLRSDAAELLGRSAAEPVADATRTLAELLTERGWEPPSLEGKSVVAQPHCHHHSVMGWSPDAQLLEKAGAQVQRLGGCCGLAGNFGVEKGHYEVSVAVAEQQLLPAVAGADADTTILADGYSCRTQLSDLTDRRGDHLAQLLAAQLEGGAARRRD